In Carassius auratus strain Wakin chromosome 41, ASM336829v1, whole genome shotgun sequence, the DNA window CATTTTCTTGTACACcaagcaaaaatacattttatttagttcatGTGATTTCTCAAATTAAGAAAAGCTAATTAATGTATATCTTGTTAGAAACTGACTCCCCACCACTGCTCTATGGAGTTCTGAACATCTCAGCAACCTGTGCTGGAGCGGCCCTCAATGCTGACCTTCAGGTGATGTGGGAGGAAGGAAAATTTGGGTAAAATCTGAGGGTCCTCTTGCGACCTCAACATTTCTCCCCTCTCTGGGGCAGACCATCTCCTCTTGCGGCTAACTGCTCTCTCAGCACTGAATGTGTAGGTTTTTTCTGCCTGGTTCTGGAGATTCACTTGTGTCTGAGGATTTATGTCCCCATTCTCTAAGAGGGTCAACACATTTCTTTGGTTGGAAATCTCAACCAGTGTTCCTGAACTATTTTCCACTCCTGATGTCATTTTGTGTCCTTTCTTAAGATCCTCCATTTGGGTTTGTCTTTCCTCACTTGGCCCATTGTTTTTGGCTGGTTTCAAAGTATTGTTGTGTTTCGTCACACAGTTTGAAAAATGATCTTTCTTTTGAATGCTATCATTTAGGCTTTTAAGGGTGAGGGAAATACAAACATCGCCCACAGACAGTTTAGCACAGGATAGAGCTAGCAACTGGGTGGTGCGGTCTGGGCAGCAGGATGACCAACCTTGACCAAACACAAAGAAAGGGTATTCCACCAGAACCTCAACACAGAcctaaaacagaacaaaacaaaaagaatgtTAGAGTTCAAACTGTTCAATCAGCTCTACTGGGTAATCACTGCTAATATGAAACTGACTCACCTGGGCTTTGTTCTCTCCCACTGAGAACTGTATGATGACAGCATTGGGTGTGCGGCTGCACTCTATGTGCTCTACAGTGCTGGAGTCAATCTTCAGTTCTCCACTCACCTCCGCACTTTGCACAAAGTCCTCTGTTCGCAGATCCTCCACACGCTTTAGTTCGCCATCTGCCAATTGAATAATAGAGCCCTTCATGAAGAATGGTGGTAGGACcgctgatggtgatgatggtgagcTGTGAGGGCTTATGGATGTTGGAGGTGTTACAGGAACTGGAGAACCAACCACACTGGCTGAAAGAACAGGCAGCTGTATTTGGGTTGGACTTGGCACAACACAAGACCCATGACCTCCATCAGAGACTGTGATGTCTTTACCATTGGGTAGGACTGAAGCTGCAGGTGGGGATGTATTAATAAAGGTCTGAGGCAGAGCTGTTGATGCATTGGCTATACTGGGGATTACAGAACAGCGGTTGAGCTCTGGCTCAGCAGTAGGTGGATTGATGTTAGTGGCACTCACCGGAATGAGCAAGGAGGGGTTGCCTGAGATCACCACGTGCTGTGGCAGGTTGCTCTGATAACCAGTTACTGCTTGCTGGGGTCCACCAGAAGCACTGGTGATGTAGCCAATAATTGGGAGCTGTGTAGCAGAGTAAAGGCTGGTGGAGAGCTCTTGTTGGGGAGTGTTGTGAGGAGCCTGCATGAGTGTGTGCGGGAGGATCGTGGAGGCAGGAGAAACTTGGCTGTCTGAGGAAGTAAGGGCAGACACTCTGGACATTGGTTTGCCTATGCAGATCCCTCCTCTCTCAGCAAGGTGCAAAGATAAGTGGTCCTTACCCAAAATACTTTGGAGCTCTGAGTTGTTTGCTGCAAGGTGGCTACTGGACACCAACATCAGTGATGTCTGCAGTCCTGTTCTGTCATGAGTGCTGTAGTCTGCTGGGAGCAGAACCTGAGCTTGGGTCTGAAGGCCCAGGTCATGGTTTTGCTTGTGGCTCTGGTCGCCTTCTGACTGGCTAGAAATTACTTTGGCAGTACTGTGCTTGACCACTGCAATCTCCCCTAGTGTGCCATTCTGCATCTCTCTGGGATGGGAGCCTGGCTGCTTTGCAATGAAGCCATCTGTATAATGTAGAACCACTTGAGAGGGGGTAAGGGCCAGGGCATGAGGGGCAAGGACTGCTGAATGTGGATGGATTTGAATTGGCAGTTGAGCAGAAGGGGAGGAAACTGTCAAACCCAAAGGCGCACTGTCTACCTGGATGCATTGAGTGTGGGAAACATTTGGTATAGAAGAAATCACATGATGATTCTGTGAATCAAGGCTGGATGCTTGTGATATGACAGCTGTCGTGGCCAAGACCTCTTGTGGTGTCCTCCGTGGCTGTGTTGGACTAGTCGTGGACGGCACAATCTGTGAAGAGATATAACTTGTATAGGGCCCTATGAGCTGGAGATTGGGGGGAAGTTGTGTGTATTGGACGGAGCCTATAGTTTGGGGAAGGTTTGTGGAAAGAACCGCAGGATTGGATGTTAGCACGGTAGGCCCAGAGAATACTCCCCTGTATGTTGAGCTGTTCGAAGAGAATGAAAAGCCAGCAGATGTAGTAGTTAGAGGATATTCTGTCACCACAGTGAGAGCCTTATTTGATGGTGGGGGGCTGTCAGGCTCAGCACTGTTGCTCTGTGATGGGCCTGCATTGTTGGGGATGTGGGCCATGCTAGCCATGGTAGCAACGCTGGCTAGCCAAGCCAAATTCTCTCCATTTTGGCTGTCACTAACAGCAGCTGACACCAGCACCTGCTTCTCTTCCAGAGCTAAAATCTCCCGCTTTTTTGGCGGAAGGCACTCATTACAACGCTCCTGGTTAGACTTCATCGTCTTTGAGCTTTTCCCGATTTTTAACCCACTTGTCTTAATCAGGATGTTTTAAAGTGTGAAGTAAAACTCACTTGTTaagatattctattttttttactttgcccCACTTTTACTATAGTTTTGCCCATTGTCAGGACTCTTGTCATGAAAGGATTCATGTGCTTCATGTGGAATCATCTCTCACTGATGAATATTGGTCCGTACCTTCATTAGAAAgacacaaaagaaaaacaaacattgaGTGTATTCAATGTCTTTGATTCTATGAAGCTAGCTCAAACCTATCTATTAGCTTATTATGTAATTTTTGATCTTACAGTAGCATGCTCTCAGTTATGAGTgccaaataaatagttttaaatttaatACACTGATTTTGTTATCCGTTTATGAATGATTCTCaaactgttttatttgaatgataaGTGATTGATCTCTAAGGGGCTAAAATGAACACGTCtacataatcaaatgtaaatctaAATCGGCCTCATGTTTTAAGGACTAATAATATTTGCATATTGCATATGTTTGCATACAATCCATCTACATACATCAATGAGGATAAAGAGAACACAGGGTTAAAACTTAATATGCAAAAAGACTGTGTGGACAGGAAAAAGATGAAGGAAGAAAAAGAGCGAACACTGGCTCTCCTGACCCACATTGAGCTCTGCCTGCAAGCGTGTGTAGTTATTGAGTTAGAGTGTAACAGtggagaagaaagaaagagagagagcaagataGAGTGAGGGAGGAGGAATAGAGGGTGGGAGAGATCCCTTCTCCACAGTAGATCTGCACCAATCATTGTCCTACTTTCCCCTACAGCTAACACCACACACAGCCAGTAAATGCTTCAGTCTATTGTACACAAGAGCACAATACACACGTACACATCAGCATATCTATTGGACTGATATGTGGTTATGCATATGTGATTTGGTGCAGAGTGCTCATGTATCAAAGAACAATAGAACTGTAGTGATCACACAGATCACATTCTTACCCAGCTTTCAATGCACGTAGCATAAAAGTACATTAAaccattacatatatatataaaaccatattACCCTGTatcatttaatgcatttacagGGATCCATAAAAATTTTTGTAATACATTATTAGATcctaaaaaaaaagtcacaatacaACTAGACCCAAATTGTTTACCATTAACCTAAAAACCAGACACGGTCATTCAAGTGACTGTAAAAATTAATCAGTGGAAATCAAGCCTAATCCTCTTCTGAGTGTCTATAAGACTTCTGAATGTGTTATTTGCATGGGCTTTGTGTTCCTAAGATGTACTTATGCTTTTATCATATTTGAATGCAGATGCTTGCTGGTTCCTTATGGAAAAAAGTGGAACAGCTTAAATGAGAACTTGGGAGGGAATGTGAGAAAGTTTAAAGAATACCTACACTTCACacattatttgtgtgtgtctgtatgtgcatATTCACTATTTCTCTTTTACTGGGTGTCATATCGGCCTGTTTATTTCCAGGGGTTATCAGTCAGCACTACTGAAATACACCAACAATTCTAAATAGCTAACTCAACCTACGCCTGCAAGGAAATACAGGCACATAGACATAAAAGTGATACTTCATGACTGTTCTCTTACTTCTTGTGACTGATTCAGTGCCACAAAGCTGTAGTACATGTCAACAACAgatgtattttctatttgaaaaaaCTTCAATGAGTTTTTCCATTGACTACTATTGTGGTTAAATTAAGCTTAACCATATAGTTAACCCTCAGAAACTTGCAGTATCCTTTCtagttttttttaacagtagatCTCATGCTCTGCAGGCTTGTCGTAGTTCAGATGTCATCAATGCATCATATTCATACCTATAAACGCACACAGACATTAACACACTAATAAAAGCAATTCTAATATAACATCTCTGAGAAACTGGCACAAAAACAAAGACTTCTGAATGAAAATACTCCCCTTTTGTAATTTATCtaccacacaaacaaaaatagtaTCAAATGATTTTGCCATGTACTGAGTGTAACTGTCTGTGCACAGTGAGTAAATGAAAAATCCCCAGGAACGTATTACTCGCAGGATGCCGTACACCTTTTTCAATGATGTCATCTTAGAGCTGACTGAACTGTTGCCATTGATTGTGCATAGAACTACAAatataactgaaattaaatgctCATATTAACGTCTTTCCTCACAAAACACGCCTATATCCTCAAAGGATTTTCACTCATTTCCATTAAGTGCCTGTAAGCAGCTCCTCTCTGCACTTAACGACCTTTCATACGGGTGCCTGTCCCTTTAAAAGGCAGTCTAGGGAGTCCTAAGCTAGACATGAATCCAAACAGAGCTGTTGCTGCCTTTACAATGACTAAAGCCTGTTTCCTTTCCCCTATAAGCAAGATCAAAACCAACAGAATGACACAGGGAATGCACAGAATTGCAACTATTTCTGCAAAGCCTATTGGTTAATGttagctttaataataataataataataaattctcacATACATGCACATATTTCCTTCCCTTCATGGAAGAAAAGAATAATATAGTATGATCAAATAATAAGTACATGAGAATCAAAACCAAGCAAATATTTAATCTAAGGCTGATGTCTTACCTTTCTTTATGGGTGCATTtaatacctctctctctctctctctctatctgcacTACGAGTGTAACTCACTCTACCCACTGGCAAGCTGTCCTTTGTCCAGGTTTAGCTCTGCTATCAAGTCACACGCGCAATCCTCTGATTTATGTTTTCTTCCATGTCCAATGGTCCCCCCGCCTTCACTTTCCTCCACTTCCTTCCACAAATGCTCAGAGGGCTGAGGGTAAAGGAAGTTCCCTCGTCTGCGCTGTTTCACTAGCCCTACGTGTGAGAGCTACAGCGTATGTTATGCAAGGCAAACAGACTGCCAGctcgctctatctctctctcttctgctcttcacacatacacacacacagctctagaGAAAACGGCTCCTCCTTCCCCCAGTCAGCCTCAGCAGCCTCATCAGGTATTCATTCAAAAAACACACTCTACTTGGCAGTGCTTCAAGACTACGCACACACACGCGGacagagagaagagaaagagagagtgaacgagggacagggagagggagagggaaagagagggagGAGGAAAAAATTGTGAGTGAGGGACTGAGCAcatactcggttactaacgtatcCTCCATTCCCTGagatacgggaacgagtactacGTCTGCTAAGACGCTATGGGAAAAAGCCAGTACTCATTCTTGTATCTCAGGGTTACATTAGTAACCGAGTACATTCCCTGTTGATAAAATCTTGTACTATGGGAACACAGTACAATCATGCCATGCTGTGTTAGAGGAACGACTATAAGTATCATAACTTCCATAAGCAAACAATGTTCATAGAGAAGTTAACAGTGAACCCAAGGCTAAGATGGGCTGAGCTTCTTGAGGTCACACCCGGCCTGGTTAATCATTCCAGAGTACTCCTGCAACTTCGGCACCCAGGGGTCAAGAGATGACAGGTGAACCACTGCCAGAAAGCTTGAGCAATATGGTCGAAGGCTCTCTGTCAGATTGAATTCCAAGCAGGCGGGCAGGGCTAATGGAGAGCACCTGAAGGTCTCCTATTCACTTTAAATTACTGATGCTTTACTGATGCTAGTGCCAGAAGCAGAGCAGTCTTCAGCAACAGTGACCGAATGTTACTAGATTGTAATG includes these proteins:
- the LOC113059068 gene encoding ataxin-1-like; translated protein: MKSNQERCNECLPPKKREILALEEKQVLVSAAVSDSQNGENLAWLASVATMASMAHIPNNAGPSQSNSAEPDSPPPSNKALTVVTEYPLTTTSAGFSFSSNSSTYRGVFSGPTVLTSNPAVLSTNLPQTIGSVQYTQLPPNLQLIGPYTSYISSQIVPSTTSPTQPRRTPQEVLATTAVISQASSLDSQNHHVISSIPNVSHTQCIQVDSAPLGLTVSSPSAQLPIQIHPHSAVLAPHALALTPSQVVLHYTDGFIAKQPGSHPREMQNGTLGEIAVVKHSTAKVISSQSEGDQSHKQNHDLGLQTQAQVLLPADYSTHDRTGLQTSLMLVSSSHLAANNSELQSILGKDHLSLHLAERGGICIGKPMSRVSALTSSDSQVSPASTILPHTLMQAPHNTPQQELSTSLYSATQLPIIGYITSASGGPQQAVTGYQSNLPQHVVISGNPSLLIPVSATNINPPTAEPELNRCSVIPSIANASTALPQTFINTSPPAASVLPNGKDITVSDGGHGSCVVPSPTQIQLPVLSASVVGSPVPVTPPTSISPHSSPSSPSAVLPPFFMKGSIIQLADGELKRVEDLRTEDFVQSAEVSGELKIDSSTVEHIECSRTPNAVIIQFSVGENKAQVCVEVLVEYPFFVFGQGWSSCCPDRTTQLLALSCAKLSVGDVCISLTLKSLNDSIQKKDHFSNCVTKHNNTLKPAKNNGPSEERQTQMEDLKKGHKMTSGVENSSGTLVEISNQRNVLTLLENGDINPQTQVNLQNQAEKTYTFSAERAVSRKRRWSAPERGEMLRSQEDPQILPKFSFLPHHLKVSIEGRSSTGC